ttactcgatggtatataaagttggttcgtactttcggtactgattttaaccacctgatgtaaccctgtttactaattaaattaagttagataattagttattgacgattaaaacgaatttaggttcaacgatttgccccaaataggggtgtttttcgatggtggtatacactgtctaatggatgtccgtcttgaaaaatacccgcagacaataatacgaggatgcttcgcattttcctatctcctcctacgataattgtttttaatggctgaaaaccggttgaacagttcgagtacagcatcataatgttgaagacaggccgattttctttaaaaaatactattttgatacatttaatatacgtttttacaaatgtattgatttgtgatgaatggaacattccaaattatttggtttaaccatacaggtatagatttagatttatgggcccccttggagaataaacataaatagtattgcaatgctgtacaatactgttaaggtattaaccacttttgatcgcaatttgaatcgcaaatttcttactgtgagtgttggtactgttagatgtaatataaaaatatatacaaataaactttattactgtgagtgtcggtaggccctactgttagattataaacatataatatacaaataaataaacgttattactgacagttgcttctcaacgtttgtattaattaataatttaaaaatatataaacgtcgtagtggtgtatcgttacatgtactttactatttcaatcgactatgacagtgagagttttaacaaagtaccgtattaaatcgtaaatgttttactgtatttagtggtatattatttataggcctataaaacattaaaaacaatatttcgttactgagtggataagaatatattttaaaatgtttcctctttgtacctatcttcttcccccatccctcaacccttaatgttacatacaaaacacaaattgggtttgtttaaatgagtccaaataaaaaaaatttgactcattttgtttctctctcggaagtaattctcagggtgctaattttggttgactacataagtcattgtgtatatttattcgtttctgtaaacgacaatgtattatagtcctgcagtacgtacatttgaaatctccattttttctcgctggaaatactgtgtattcgagaaccatctgtgggcacgacctagatggtacgcgagcgaagcgagcgtgccatctagtttaaGTAAATTAACTTATCACGTCACACTTATAACATCAAATGTGCTTCAAATATTGatataacttttaaataatactaTTTGATGATCAATAATGGAAATATTTCAAAAGATCTTACTTTCAACCAGGAAGCTGCACAATGCATGTAAAATTGTGAGCGAATATTGAATTTCAGAAAAGCTATAagttttcagtttcagtttcagtttatttaggcctatcgaacacaaaaaataaaacaggtAATAAAATAAGAAGCATTGTGAATGAAAGGAAGACCAAGAAGAGCATAGTTCGTAACAGATGGTCAcctaagaaaaaaatatatatatatataaagtaacaaataaataagaCAAAACTATaataagttatatatatatatatatatatatatataaactgaataaatatgaatacacaTATGTACGTACATTAAAGGTTCTATAAAAGTATACATGcatataacaaacaaaaaacgtaTCACATATGTacacatatttataaataataaagtgagaaaaaacaaacaaacataggCAAAAATCAACTAATAATATCAAATGGTATTTCTCTTATAGGTAAAAAATAATCATGTGCTTAAACTAAATATGTAGATAAAAGATACTCtttaccaaggcaatctaaccaGAGCAAGCTGAAGTCCGGAGAtcaagggtttatctgtggctgcgacacgatcagttccacgcgcGTTAACAGATACCGCGCGCCGCGGAGTATTGTAATAGtatactgttggtatttgtcacgGGTTCCTTGTAAAGGCCtgtgttgttagattgccttggtctTGCATTGAccctttttatttaaaactcgATTAACCTTCGAGATTGTCAAGTTTTTCAACGTTTGCTTGTGTAGATAGACCAGTTGACAAACTTCGGCAAACTGCAGCAGAAAACAAGTATGCAGAAATCTACAATAGCGCGCAAACtcagattaaaaataaatggaCTGACGCTATGAAATATACTATCAATCCATTCTTGTGTGTACGCAAACatatgtttttagtcgcgtggacgcgactctatagttcactatgtcggtcggtcggtctgtctgtcggtctgtcggtctgtctgtcggtccggtatcactatgcgttttatcgctttctgaccttattttgatatcagtttaatctaagtcaatttttcacagtatattccttatggccaggaatcgatttggttatgttttcacggtgcgcaataaaaaattacgcggtctacgcacgatttaacgaaatcacgtttgtaatcatatcttcacaaccatgaatcacaattaaataaaatttggtactcgactcataaatttcagggcataaatcatcatatggcaatacaattacgtgcgtagcgcatgtaacgcgtGCGtacgcgcgattaaaattttcaaaattatgtATACATGCTAAAAAGTAActttattcatgttttttagttttgttattAAACATATCATTtatgtaatacagtatactgtacattaagtATAAAGTTGAGAAGAAAACCAAATGATGTACATGGTCCTTCATCATAATGTCCTGTGTAAACATAGCCTATAAATATGTGAAACACGAGTTACAATATAATACACCAACATTAAGAAGAAAAGCGACGTGGGAATCAAAACGTGAGGAACAAAAACCGTGAGTTAATCTGAACCTCCGCTGGGGTTAAATAAAGTTGTATCAAATGACAATATTAATTGAAAACCTCAACCTTAATTAACGCTGCTATAgcgtatactgtacagtactcgAGCGAAATTGTTCGATATAGATAGAACATTATTTAATAGTTCATTATAATGATGttataatttaaagtaatatttattgttatgtaaTATTTACAAGTAGTCTTTAATTTTCTGTTTAACTTTTGACCATTAATATCAACTTCCATCACCTAATGTTCACCGGGAAAAATAGAATGAATTCTCTATGATCTAAGTAACaacatttgtttcattttcgAATCTCTGTGGTTTTATTCCTCCGTGACACTTTAGTTGTATCACACTTGTGATAAACAAGGCAAGCCAGCAGAGACATGAAATCCATGACGTAATCTGGAAAAAAAAGCAATCGTCATGATAGGtcgttaaaaatgtaaacatcttTTCATTACCGATTGCTCCGCCGATCGTTTTGCGGATTGATGGCGGAGAAACCCCCATTCCCAAGCTATTCATTGATAAACAACCTTGTTCATTCCACTTGGTTCATTgataaataattgatttgaaCGCGCATCAAACTATTGGAACAAGTCAAAATTCGGAAATAAACAAGCACACAAAACTCGTCAACATGACAAGTTAGGTGATATGCGCATGcccaacattaaaaaaaagataataagaAAGATAACAAAATTATTACCTGAGCACTGTGGAAATATTTGATGAAATACAGATCATTATTATTTCCAAAGTTTTGCCATTGTGCGTGCGTTTGAAACTCTGCACAGGTCCTGAAATAGTGAATCAACATGtttgtatttataaacatatacgTTCAAataaggcaatctaacaacagctCTGGAGATCGAAGGGTTTATTTGTGGCTGCTGCTGCAGCTCCATGCCCCTTTAATAGACACCGCTCGCCGCGGAGAATATGAGCCTACATAACAAtgacagtactgttggtatttgccgcagccagacataagatcaaaggactgttacgagttcatatcttggcaaggcgagctcagtctACTATTGCTAGATTGCCTTGGTTCAAATCCTTCAAATACCTTAATGGTACTCTATAATATAACAGTATTAAAGTGGTGAATTTAGGCATATCTGTAAAAGCTATTGTCATTTTTGTAAATGTGAAATATAAGCTCCAGGTTGTATACACATACTTACTCTTCTGAAATATGCGGTCCACTTAGCAGGCCTTTACACAGCTTGTGGAGTCCGCCATGAAGGATGCAGGCCGATATGAACCCAAGTACGGCGTAGAAAATCGATGAAATCGCCAACAGTATTACAGGCCTAAACCTGGAAGAATTGGACAAAGTAGCTTAGATTCAAAGTAAGTATCGCTAACGTGAACCTTTATCAAATTGGATTGTGAACAAAAGCAATGGCCtacaaatgtatttaaataatttcctttggattcaatattaaaattcgTGAAGCATACTATTTtgtacaataggcctattatattttagtatagtatagtactgTTGTACATTGTGCATATTTACATAATAGTACCGTACAGTAGTATAATGTCTATATTTGGTCATTGTTATACGGTATCTGACAGTTAGCACTAGTAAGTCTATTTGTACTCGGTGTTTAATTTCTGGTAttggttttaaaatgtattatgggCATAAAGGATTTTATTCTGTATTAATCTTAACCATGTGCTTAAACTTCTGTTATTGAACTCAACGTCTAAATTCTTTATTTGTAACCAGTTTAAACTTAAAACTTGCCGGTTAAACGTTTTATTTGGAACCAGTTTAACCTGTTTTAAAACTCGTTTGAGTAAATTCTTATTTGTAACCAGTTTAAACTTAAAACTTGCCGATTAAACGTTTGATTTGGAACCAGTTTAACCTGTTTTAAAACTCATTTGAGTAAACTCTTTATATTTGTAACCAGTTTAAATAGATCAAACTTGTTTgagtaaattatttatttgtaactAGTTTAAACTTATTAAACTTACCGGTTAAACCCTTTTATATGGAGCcagtttaaatatttattaaactcATTTGAGTAAACTCTTTATTTGTAACCAGTTTAATTAGTTATTAAACTTTTTTGAGTCTTTGTAACCAGTTACCAACAATATTAAACTTACTTAGTATACTCTTGACGTGTAACCAGTTTAACGATGAAAAATATAAACCACATACAACTAAAGGCACAGGCAGCTGCTTGGGTTTTGATGATGTACGAACACGATCCAGGTTTGTTGGGGATAAGGAAACAGTGTGCTATCCCGTCACTGCATTCACTGTCATCTTCCCACTTCACATCAgtcaatataatacaatttccGTCACATTGtccctttttaaaatgaaaatgcaAGGTATTATGGAACACAAAGTGAATTTACAAGATTTAAAATGGTACACATGAAAATGTGATGACATGAAAGATGATATTAATGTGAAGAAAAGTGGTGtttacgccacaaaagagaTAAAAAAAAGCACGTTTGTGTTAATACATTCGTTTAATTGTCTGTAAAACTAACCATATATTGATAATATAACAATTAGTTGCTCTAGGTTTTTTACACACTATTGAAAAcattaatcactacaaattcaGAGATTTTAATATAAAGCTTTTTCCCTTCTGCAATCAATTTTTTGGGAGATCTTTCGTATTTTTTTAGTTGAGTGTGTTTAGCTGTGcctatattatttgttttaaaggctaggtgcgggcaaaaaatttctattgattaggcctatacattctaataattatCGATCTTTAGTTttccctatgtttcataattttttggattttatttgtgttacacgagcttgttgaaaataagcactttcttatcagtcgggggatagttcaaattacacagtaaaatctctattcttttgtacacaaattttgtaaatagagaggcaatttaaaaagctatgaaaaataaacggtgtggtaaaaaatgttatcagatgactaaatataggtaatataacttgaatattacatttctgatatttttattcaacttcagatttttattttcatgctatagcaaaaattatccactgtatatccaccatcttttttcaccgtctagggagtcatcagacatgttattacattaggttaactacctaacaactgaaaaaaagtcttcctggtttttattgaagaattttgccaaattttgtatttgaccatattaagggaaattcttgtttttttgtctcgatttctgttacaaatgtttgatttatgtacaattaaccaaatattatatttaaaattcatgcctgtacctgagctttataCTGAGTTTGAACTTGATATAATATCTCTAcgcacatttatttttataacctATTTCTGTTTCGTCATGTTTGACTCACGTAAATTGTACTActgataggcctactagtttTACTAAATGTTTATCCAGGGTTCGATATGTACATGTACATTTTAGGTACAGTAATTAATATCTTCAATAagataagttttttttttattttttttttttttattttatttcatactcatccaacagcgagaaacccgccaattacaggatggataaactatttaataatttcacaagacaaacaagatgctctacataaacaaagacttattattaagtctttgggagtggagttgtaaattgtcatgagaaaaaaaccctgacatatgacaggacttgaattgaacccaggacccttagattggtagccaagcatcataaccaccaagccacagctccagtCCAGATTTGAAATTTAGACGATGCGCCTTATAAACATATCAAGACATTAAAACTACGGTAACTATTGATGTAAGTGCGGCCTCACTGGCCACTTCTTCGAGTTGAAATAAGAACGTAAGAAACACGGAAGGCTTGTAATCATGCAACAATCGAGatattttattgtgtaaatTCTCCATATAGTAGTGTA
The window above is part of the Antedon mediterranea chromosome 10, ecAntMedi1.1, whole genome shotgun sequence genome. Proteins encoded here:
- the LOC140060243 gene encoding uncharacterized protein, coding for MRKSHHDIMADRKEIIWDVSRLALLFVAFASGITIISVILTFKGQCDGNCIILTDVKWEDDSECSDGIAHCFLIPNKPGSCSYIIKTQAAACAFSCMWFIFFIVKLVTRQEYTKFRPVILLAISSIFYAVLGFISACILHGGLHKLCKGLLSGPHISEETCAEFQTHAQWQNFGNNNDLYFIKYFHSAQITSWISCLCWLALFITSVIQLKCHGGIKPQRFENETNVVT